TGAGAATTGTTGCATTCATCTAATCGCATGATAGTACAATCGGGGGAGAATTATGAAGGATAGCAGTATTGAAGCGCTACTTGCATTACTCAGTACTAGTGGTATCACACCACATGAAGCTCTCAAACTGCTAAACTCTCATCTTACATCAGATCTTGGATTTGCAAGGGTCGATACTGGGAGAGGAATAACCGCAGTCCTTCCGGAAGTGATTCTCGCTCAGGGTAAGACCACTGAAGAGATTCTGAAAATCACGAATATTCTCTTCAGCAGAAACGGCCTTGCCATTGTTTCAAGGATCGATGAAGAACAAAAAACGGTTCTTCTTGAAGCATTCCCTGAAGGACAGTATTCTCAAAGAGCGAGACTGTTTGTGACTGGCAAATTCAATGGAATTCCCGACCATAACGAAGGTTCGGTAGCAGTTGTTTCAGCGGGAACTTCAGACCTCCACGCCGCTGAAGAAGCTTCAGTGATTCTGGAAACAATGAAGGTTAAAATACACCGCTATTACGATATTGGTGTGTCGGGAATTCACAGGCTTTCTGAAACCCTTCCTCATTTAAGGAAAAGCTCAGTGTGCATTGTTTTTGCCGGGATGGATGCCGCTCTACCGTCTGTTATCGGAGGACTCTACAGGGGGCCAGTGGTTGCTGTACCAACTTCAACAGGCTATGGTACGGCTTTCGGGGGAGTTACTGCGTTGCTTTCAATGCTTAACTCATGCAGTCCTGGAATATGCGTGCTTAACATAGACAATGGTCTCGGCGCTGCTGCTGCGGCTCTGAGAATATTGAGGAGAATCGAATAGATGTATCTTATAACTGGAGGCGCCGGTTTCATCGGAAGTAACATCGCTAGGAAAGCTCTAGCAAAGGGAAATGAAGTAAGAATTCTGGATAATTTCTCCACCGGACACTGGGCAAACCTTGCGGATATCAGGGATGACGTTGACATAATCGAAGGCGATATCAGAAGTTATCATGTTATCAGAAATGCTATGGACGGAGTAGAGGTTGTCTTCCATCAGGGCGCACTTCCCAGTGTTCCCCGTTCCATAGCTGACCCAATAACAACCAACGATGTGAACGTACAGGGTACTCTGAATGTCCTTCACGCAGCTCTTGACGCGGGTTGCAGAAGGGTTCTCTTCGCCTCTTCCTCTTCAATTTATGGAGATGCTCCTGAACAGGTAAAAAGTGAGAACCTTCGCGTAAGACCACTTTCTCCATATGCGGTAAGTAAACTTGCAGGTGAGAAATATATGCAGGTTTTCAACCACATTTATGGCCTGGAAACCGTGGCCCTGCGGTATTTCAATGTATTCGGTCCATATCAGGACCCTGACAGTCCGTACTCAGCCGTTATTCCGCTTTTCATCCGGGCATATCTTGAGGGACGCAGACCATTGATAAACGGTGACGGCCAGCAGTCAAGAGATTTCACATATATAGCTAACGTTGTTCACGCCAACCTTCTTGCCGCGAACGCTCCAGCTGCCCCCGGCATGATGATGAACATTGCCTGCGGCGATAGCATTACAGTAAACCATCTTGCTTCAGAAATCGGCCGCCTGACTGACAGGACTGACATCGAACCCTCCCATGGCCCCGAACGCGCCGGAGACGTAAAACACAGCAGGGCGGATATTACACTTGCGTGTAAATATCTTGAATACGAACCGGTCGCGACTTTTGAAGAAGGGCTTGAAAATACAGTATCTTTTATGCGAGAGCGCCGGATGTAGAAATCCAGCGCCGCCAAATTAAAATCATACAAAATTCCATAATATCTCAGCGGGAGGATATATGAGTCTGCTAAAAAAAGGAATCACGCGGCTGGCTGACGGCGCAATCGGTGAATATCTTTTTTCACTTGGATATCCGGCGAATTACCTGGCATGCGAAGCAGTGATCAGATCAGCTGAGATCCTGGCCAGCATACACCGCGAGTACGCATCGGCTGGCGCACAGGTACTTACAACTGACACATTCGACGCTAATACAGAAAAACTGGATATGCATGGTCTTGCAGACAGGTGCGAGGAGATAAACTACAACGCTGTGAAGCTCGCATCGCGAAATAAAAACTGCTCAATAATGGGTTCAATCGGCCCTCCGGGAACCAGCAGGTCATACCGGATTGAACCCAGGGATGCCGACAGACTGCAAGAAACTTACCTTCCACAGGTTGAGGGTTTACTGAATGGAGGCGTTGATCTCATACTCCTTGAAACCCAGGTCGACCCATTTCAAGCCAGAATCATATACAATATCGTCAGGTCATGCTCTAAAGATATTCCCATTGCGGTCAGTTTTACCTATGGACTCGATCTTCTTACTCCTTCCGGTTTTTCAATTGGAGATTCCATCAGTGAATTCGAGAACACAGATATAGTAATGTTCGGTTCAAATCACGGAATCGGCCCCCTTCAGTTTCTTGATATACATAGAAAATTAGTAACATCCTCTCCTTTTCCCGTGATGCTTCAACCAAATTCAGGAACCGGAAAGTACATCGAAGGTCATTTCGTGTTTCCCGATAATCCTGATCATTTTTCCCGATGCATGCTGTCCTGCGCTGATGCAAGAACATCTCTGATAGGTGGATGCTGTGGAACGACTCCTGCGTTTATTTCTAACCTGGCGCAGAAGTTTACAGAGGGGACAAAAGTTAAAGTAACTTCTTCCCGCTGGATTTCCGAAGAAAGCGATGAAATTCAGGACTCCGCGTCAACCTATGATCCACCGGGTCTCTCGGCGCAGCTTGCGGGCAGGGACGCACTCGTTCTTGAACTTCTTCCACCAAGGGGCGGCGATCTTTCATTATTTACTTCAAGAGCTGAAAAGCTGGGGCAATTTGCTCCCATCACCGTAAGCATCCCTGATTCTCCAATGGGAAAGGTCAGGATGTCTCCATGCATTTCCGGGCTTTACCTTCGCCAGAAGCTTGGCATTGAGCCCCTTGTGCATTTTGCCCTGCGTGACAGAAGCCTGACCCGCGTTCAGTCGGACCTTCTTGCCCTTTCCGGCAGCGGTCTGCAGGGAATATTCCTGATATCTGGAGATCCTCCATCCCTTGGAGATTATCCCGAGTCAACCGCGGTATACGACCTTTCAACAGAACAGACCCTGGAATTGCTTCAGCATCTTTCCAAAGGACAGGATATGAACGGCAGAAGAATAGGAACCGGAGCGAATTACTTTCCCGGAACTGCTATATCCCTTGGAGATCCAAATTCAACAGATAAGATTAAAAGACGCTGGAACGCAGGCAGCCGATTCTTTATTACCCAGCCTGTCTATTCCATGGAAACAATTGAGAAATCCGCCGAACTGCTCGAGGAATACCCGATTCTACCTGCAGTAATGCCCTTCAGAAACAGGTATTCCGCTGAATATCTTTCATCAGAGGTGCCGGGCATATCAATACCGGATAATATTCTCAAAAAAATCCGACAACTTGACGACAGCGATGTTCTGCCTTTTTCAATTGACTACCTCTCTGAACTGATGGAGGGAATGAGAGAGATGATCTCAGGGATTTACCTTGCCGGTTCAAGAAAAGGAACTATGAAGCTGGCAAAAATATGGCGGGAGTAATGGAATGACGCAGTCGGAAAAACTGAGGAATCTCCTTCAGAAAAGAGTAGTCTTCCTTGACGGGGGAACCGGAACCGAACTTTTAAAGAGGGGGATGCCTTCCGGTGTATCCACGGAAGAATGGGCTTCGTCAAATATGGATGTACTAAGTGCCATGCATTCCGACTTCGTCGAAGCCGGAGCAGATATAATTCTAGCCTGCACTTTCGGAGGTACTGAAGCAAAGCTCGGAACATCCGAAAGAGTAACGAATCTTAACCATAGGCTCGCGGATGCGGCAATTTGCGCCGCAGGAGGCAATGCCATGGTCGCGGCGAGTATCGGTCCCACCGGTAACCTGATGCATCCATCGAGTACAATGACATGGAAGAATGCCTATCAGCTTTTCTCTGCCCAGGTAAAAGCTATTGCTGATAGCGGTATAGACATTTTCTTCCTTGAAACATTTTCAGATCCGAGGGAGCTGAAGGCCGCGGTTCTTGCAGTCAGAGACAATGTTCCCGATGCATTTATTTCGGCACAGATGACTTTCGGATCAGGCTCCCTCTCCCTGTCCGGTACATCCCCCACAGCACTGGTCGTTCTGGCAAATCAGCTTCCGGTAGATGCGGTTGGTGCCAACTGCGGAAACGGGCCGGAGGAATTGCTGCCTATTATCCAGGAAATGATCAGATTTTCCACCAAGTGCGTTGTGGCGGAACCCAATGCCGGCCTTCCAGTTAATGGAATGTATGACATGTCTTCTAAAAGATTCGCAGAATGGATTGAGGATTTCGCCCGGAGCGGAGCCTCCATTTTAGGCGGCTGCTGTGGCAGCGGTCCTGCGCATGTGCGGGAATATGTTTCCCTTCTTGGAAATCGTCCTGTGGCCAAATCAGAACCGGAAGAACTTCACCTTATCACCTCTGTTGACAGGATGGTTCGCCTTGGTGACAGGATGCTTACCGTTGGGGAATCCATCAATCCTACCGGTAAGAAAAATTTGCAGAATTCCCTGTCACAGGGAGATTTCTTCGCGGTTATTTCCCTTGCCAAAGCCCAGGGCAGAGCAGACATTATTGATGTGAATCTGGGCCTGGAAAAACTTATTCCAGATGGTTTCGTCCATGAGATTTTCAGCAGGCTTTCCATCGGTTCTCCCCTTTCCGTCGACGTTTCCGGTCCGGAGAATATAGAAACCGCCTTCTGCGAAATGGGGGGCATAGGCATTTTTAACTCATTGATTGCCTCGGAGAAATTCATCGGCGACCGAATAAACACTCTCCTCCGCCATGGTGGCTACGCTGTGCTTCTGCCCATAGATGAAAAAGGCCTCGGCAAAACAGCTGAGGAGCGGTTGAGCAAACTTGAAAGGGGAATTGCTATTCTTGGGAGTCATGGATTTCCTGAGTGCAGAATAGTTGCTGATCCAATTGTGAAACCCCTGGGTGTCGGAGCTGATACCCGCTTGATTCTGGAGACTCTCAAATTATTCAAACATAGAGGGCTCCTTACAATAGCGGGTATATCAAATCTATCCCACGGCTTGCCCAATAGAAGCGGTCTGAATGCAGCCCTTCTGGCATCGATGGCACCTTATGGACTGGATATGGCCATTGTGGATGTTCTGGATTCTAAAGTGCTTGAAATGCACAGGAACGCACAGATTTTAATGGGTAACATCGAGCCGGTTGAGAGAAGGCTCCCTGAGCTTGATCCTCAGGGAGTTGCCCCGGATTTCATGGGAATTCTGCACAAGAGCATCATCATAGGAGACCGCCGGCAGACAGAAGCCACAGGCAGGGAATTACTTGAGAGCGGTATAACAGCGAAAGGGATTCTCGAAAATGGTCTCGCCCCCGCTATGAAAAAAGTTGGAGAGCTCTACAATCGGAAAAAGCTGTTTCTGCCCCACCTGATAGCTTCAGCTGAAGCCTCGGAAGTTCTGACGAAACTTCTCGGACCTTACCTTGAAAAGGAGGAAGTGTCTTCATTCAAAGGCAGGATAGTTCTCGCGTCGGTTAGAGGTGACATACATGACATCGGCAAGAATCTTGTAGCCCTTTTTCTTAGAAACGCAGGCTTTGACGTTATTGACCTTGGAAAAGATGTGCATTCCGATGAAATCGTAAAAAAAGCCAGAGAAATTCATGCGGATATAATTGCTCTATCAGCGCTTATGAGTACCACTGCTCCTGAAATGGAAAAGATTATTTCTCTTGCGAAAGCCAAAGGGGTTTCAGCACGAATTCTGGTTGGAGGTGCAGTGGTTACCAAGGAATACGCTAATTCAATAGGAGCCGACGGCTACGCCGCAAATGCTTACGATGCGGTACAATCAGCGTTAAGCCTTATGCAGAAAGACTGAAGAAAACCTCTGCGTTTCTGCCTAATCCTACTCCACTTCCAGCAAATAGACTTTCTGGTAACCATCAGCCGGATCCTCCGCATAAGCAAGGATTCCGTTGCCATCAATGTAAAATCTCCAGGAATTGCCGTCAGGAGGGTTTCCGGCCACTTCAGCGTTGAACATCAGTTCACTTGAACTGTTAAACACGCTGAATGTCGGTACTGCAGCTCCTCCATGTTGAACCCAGATGTTTCCTTCTTCATCAACTTCGAGACCTCTTATCAGAGGTTTGTAAGGATTCGGTTCTAGAGGAGGCATATGGTCGTCTCCCATGATCGACATCTTAGCTGTCAGAATCAGCTTTTCCATCTCTATTTCTTCTTCCGTCCTCATCACCGGTTCAAGATCGAGCTCAATTCGTCCGGTTTCC
This Candidatus Aegiribacteria sp. DNA region includes the following protein-coding sequences:
- the larB gene encoding nickel pincer cofactor biosynthesis protein LarB; its protein translation is MKDSSIEALLALLSTSGITPHEALKLLNSHLTSDLGFARVDTGRGITAVLPEVILAQGKTTEEILKITNILFSRNGLAIVSRIDEEQKTVLLEAFPEGQYSQRARLFVTGKFNGIPDHNEGSVAVVSAGTSDLHAAEEASVILETMKVKIHRYYDIGVSGIHRLSETLPHLRKSSVCIVFAGMDAALPSVIGGLYRGPVVAVPTSTGYGTAFGGVTALLSMLNSCSPGICVLNIDNGLGAAAAALRILRRIE
- a CDS encoding NAD-dependent epimerase/dehydratase family protein; its protein translation is MYLITGGAGFIGSNIARKALAKGNEVRILDNFSTGHWANLADIRDDVDIIEGDIRSYHVIRNAMDGVEVVFHQGALPSVPRSIADPITTNDVNVQGTLNVLHAALDAGCRRVLFASSSSIYGDAPEQVKSENLRVRPLSPYAVSKLAGEKYMQVFNHIYGLETVALRYFNVFGPYQDPDSPYSAVIPLFIRAYLEGRRPLINGDGQQSRDFTYIANVVHANLLAANAPAAPGMMMNIACGDSITVNHLASEIGRLTDRTDIEPSHGPERAGDVKHSRADITLACKYLEYEPVATFEEGLENTVSFMRERRM
- a CDS encoding homocysteine S-methyltransferase family protein yields the protein MSLLKKGITRLADGAIGEYLFSLGYPANYLACEAVIRSAEILASIHREYASAGAQVLTTDTFDANTEKLDMHGLADRCEEINYNAVKLASRNKNCSIMGSIGPPGTSRSYRIEPRDADRLQETYLPQVEGLLNGGVDLILLETQVDPFQARIIYNIVRSCSKDIPIAVSFTYGLDLLTPSGFSIGDSISEFENTDIVMFGSNHGIGPLQFLDIHRKLVTSSPFPVMLQPNSGTGKYIEGHFVFPDNPDHFSRCMLSCADARTSLIGGCCGTTPAFISNLAQKFTEGTKVKVTSSRWISEESDEIQDSASTYDPPGLSAQLAGRDALVLELLPPRGGDLSLFTSRAEKLGQFAPITVSIPDSPMGKVRMSPCISGLYLRQKLGIEPLVHFALRDRSLTRVQSDLLALSGSGLQGIFLISGDPPSLGDYPESTAVYDLSTEQTLELLQHLSKGQDMNGRRIGTGANYFPGTAISLGDPNSTDKIKRRWNAGSRFFITQPVYSMETIEKSAELLEEYPILPAVMPFRNRYSAEYLSSEVPGISIPDNILKKIRQLDDSDVLPFSIDYLSELMEGMREMISGIYLAGSRKGTMKLAKIWRE
- a CDS encoding homocysteine S-methyltransferase family protein translates to MTQSEKLRNLLQKRVVFLDGGTGTELLKRGMPSGVSTEEWASSNMDVLSAMHSDFVEAGADIILACTFGGTEAKLGTSERVTNLNHRLADAAICAAGGNAMVAASIGPTGNLMHPSSTMTWKNAYQLFSAQVKAIADSGIDIFFLETFSDPRELKAAVLAVRDNVPDAFISAQMTFGSGSLSLSGTSPTALVVLANQLPVDAVGANCGNGPEELLPIIQEMIRFSTKCVVAEPNAGLPVNGMYDMSSKRFAEWIEDFARSGASILGGCCGSGPAHVREYVSLLGNRPVAKSEPEELHLITSVDRMVRLGDRMLTVGESINPTGKKNLQNSLSQGDFFAVISLAKAQGRADIIDVNLGLEKLIPDGFVHEIFSRLSIGSPLSVDVSGPENIETAFCEMGGIGIFNSLIASEKFIGDRINTLLRHGGYAVLLPIDEKGLGKTAEERLSKLERGIAILGSHGFPECRIVADPIVKPLGVGADTRLILETLKLFKHRGLLTIAGISNLSHGLPNRSGLNAALLASMAPYGLDMAIVDVLDSKVLEMHRNAQILMGNIEPVERRLPELDPQGVAPDFMGILHKSIIIGDRRQTEATGRELLESGITAKGILENGLAPAMKKVGELYNRKKLFLPHLIASAEASEVLTKLLGPYLEKEEVSSFKGRIVLASVRGDIHDIGKNLVALFLRNAGFDVIDLGKDVHSDEIVKKAREIHADIIALSALMSTTAPEMEKIISLAKAKGVSARILVGGAVVTKEYANSIGADGYAANAYDAVQSALSLMQKD